The proteins below are encoded in one region of Prevotella melaninogenica ATCC 25845:
- a CDS encoding AraC family transcriptional regulator, with translation MSTLYIKNMVCDRCKMAVSQTLQQVGLHPQKVELGEVSIEEDPSSVQLSTLRTALKELGFELLDDRRQQTIDHIKSALIRLVHYHDNQSSTNLSDYLSSELRQDYSALSKLFSEVEGKTIERYYIELRIERVKEFIRYDELTLTQIALRMNYSSVAYLSSQFKSVTGMTPSQFKGMKDNLRTALDKL, from the coding sequence ATGAGTACACTTTATATTAAAAATATGGTTTGTGATCGCTGTAAAATGGCTGTTAGCCAAACTTTGCAGCAGGTTGGACTACACCCCCAAAAGGTTGAATTAGGTGAAGTTAGTATTGAGGAAGACCCTTCTTCTGTCCAACTTTCTACCCTTCGGACAGCCCTTAAAGAGCTTGGTTTCGAACTTCTTGACGACCGTCGTCAGCAAACCATCGATCACATCAAGTCTGCTTTAATCAGACTTGTACATTACCATGATAATCAAAGTTCAACTAATCTTAGTGATTATCTGTCATCTGAACTTCGTCAAGACTATAGTGCGCTTTCAAAACTCTTCTCTGAGGTCGAAGGAAAGACTATCGAAAGATATTATATTGAGTTGCGTATAGAACGAGTGAAAGAGTTCATTCGTTATGATGAGTTGACTTTGACGCAGATAGCGCTTCGTATGAATTACTCTTCTGTGGCTTATCTTTCCAGTCAGTTTAAGTCAGTAACTGGTATGACTCCCAGTCAGTTTAAGGGGATGAAAGATAATCTTCGAACGGCCTTAGATAAACTTTAG
- a CDS encoding heavy-metal-associated domain-containing protein has translation MKKNVYVVSGMKCVHCKANVENALKALNGVASAEANLDDANVTVEYDESKVNPSEIKEAVDNSGRYELSL, from the coding sequence ATGAAAAAGAATGTTTATGTAGTAAGTGGTATGAAGTGTGTACATTGTAAGGCAAATGTTGAGAATGCCTTAAAAGCACTCAATGGTGTAGCGTCTGCTGAAGCTAATCTTGATGATGCTAATGTCACAGTAGAATATGACGAAAGTAAGGTTAATCCTTCTGAAATCAAGGAAGCTGTAGACAACAGCGGACGCTATGAGCTGAGTTTGTAA
- a CDS encoding heavy metal translocating P-type ATPase — protein sequence MKQTIPVIGMACSACSANIEKKLNTLKGVNSASVSLPGRSALIDFNPQVISLEKMKAEINALGYDLVIDKETSVDEIEKREYVLLKRKTVLSWLFSIAVMCVSMRWIDLGSRDITNQVALLIALANMLYCGRQFYVSSFRQLRHGSANMDTLVALSTGIAFLFSAFNTFWGDAVWASRGVVWHTYFDASVMIITFVLTGRLLEEKAKDGTASSIRQMMGMAPKTAHIVDGDKIEEVPLSTIEVGDILEVRPGEKVPVDGEVIWAESFMTADAAYVDESMITGEPTPAEKKKGSKVLAGTIPSQGKFRMRARQVGEDTALAHIIKMVQEAQGSKAPVQRIVDKAALVFVPVVACIALVTFLLWWLIGGNSALPQAIMSAVAVLVIACPCAMGLATPTALMVGIGKAAQKQILIKDATALESLRKVDVLVTDKTGTLTIPNKNIDFTKADNLPFEERETLKPNAREAMDELQKKGIEVYMMSGDKDEAARYWAEKAGIKHYHSKVLPQDKENLVRQLQAEGKRVAMVGDGINDTQALALADVSIAIGKGTDVAMDVAQVTLMGDDLSAIPEAVQLSRNTVRMIWENLFWAFIYNIVCIPLAAGLLYAFGIDWQITPSWASALMAFSSVSVVLNSLRLRWMK from the coding sequence ATGAAACAGACAATTCCAGTAATTGGTATGGCTTGTTCAGCTTGTTCAGCCAATATAGAGAAGAAGTTGAATACACTTAAGGGTGTTAATTCTGCTTCTGTTTCGCTACCTGGTCGTTCAGCTTTGATTGATTTCAATCCTCAGGTAATCTCACTTGAGAAAATGAAGGCTGAAATCAATGCACTCGGATATGACTTAGTGATAGATAAGGAGACGTCGGTAGACGAGATAGAGAAGCGTGAGTATGTACTCCTAAAGCGTAAGACCGTGTTATCATGGTTGTTCTCAATCGCTGTGATGTGTGTGTCTATGCGATGGATAGACTTGGGCTCTCGTGATATTACCAATCAGGTTGCATTATTGATAGCCTTGGCAAACATGCTTTATTGCGGTCGCCAGTTCTATGTATCTTCGTTTAGACAGTTGCGTCATGGCAGTGCAAACATGGATACATTGGTGGCTTTGTCTACGGGTATTGCCTTTCTTTTCAGTGCGTTTAACACGTTTTGGGGAGATGCCGTATGGGCAAGTAGGGGAGTTGTATGGCACACCTACTTTGATGCTTCGGTAATGATTATAACCTTCGTTTTGACTGGTAGACTGTTAGAAGAGAAGGCTAAAGATGGTACAGCATCCTCTATTCGTCAGATGATGGGTATGGCTCCGAAGACAGCACATATCGTTGATGGCGACAAGATAGAGGAGGTTCCACTCTCAACCATTGAGGTTGGGGATATTTTGGAGGTTCGCCCTGGTGAAAAGGTACCTGTGGATGGTGAAGTAATATGGGCAGAAAGCTTTATGACAGCTGATGCAGCCTACGTTGATGAGAGTATGATAACGGGTGAACCAACGCCTGCGGAGAAGAAAAAAGGCTCAAAGGTGTTGGCAGGAACAATACCAAGTCAAGGTAAGTTCCGCATGCGTGCTCGTCAAGTTGGTGAGGACACAGCCTTAGCTCACATAATTAAAATGGTGCAAGAAGCACAAGGTTCAAAGGCTCCAGTCCAACGAATCGTTGATAAAGCAGCCTTAGTATTTGTTCCAGTGGTAGCTTGTATTGCTCTTGTTACCTTCCTTTTATGGTGGTTGATAGGAGGGAATAGTGCTTTACCACAGGCAATCATGTCGGCTGTAGCCGTCTTAGTCATTGCTTGTCCATGTGCAATGGGATTGGCAACACCTACTGCGCTTATGGTTGGTATTGGTAAAGCTGCTCAGAAGCAAATCCTTATTAAGGATGCTACAGCCTTAGAGAGTCTGCGTAAGGTAGATGTGTTGGTGACCGATAAGACTGGTACTTTGACCATACCTAATAAGAACATCGACTTTACAAAGGCTGATAACCTTCCTTTTGAAGAGCGTGAAACATTAAAGCCTAATGCTCGTGAGGCAATGGATGAACTGCAGAAGAAGGGGATTGAGGTCTATATGATGAGTGGAGATAAGGACGAGGCGGCTCGTTATTGGGCTGAAAAGGCTGGTATAAAACACTATCATAGTAAGGTGTTGCCACAAGATAAGGAGAATCTTGTTAGACAGCTGCAAGCCGAAGGGAAGCGAGTAGCAATGGTAGGTGACGGTATTAACGATACACAAGCCTTGGCTTTGGCAGATGTAAGTATTGCTATTGGTAAGGGAACGGACGTAGCTATGGATGTAGCACAGGTGACACTCATGGGAGATGACTTGTCTGCTATCCCAGAAGCAGTACAGTTGAGTCGCAATACAGTACGTATGATTTGGGAGAATCTCTTCTGGGCTTTCATCTATAACATTGTTTGTATCCCATTAGCAGCAGGTTTGCTTTATGCTTTTGGCATTGATTGGCAGATTACTCCATCATGGGCAAGTGCGCTGATGGCATTCTCCAGTGTTAGTGTTGTACTTAACAGTCTTCGCTTACGGTGGATGAAATAA
- a CDS encoding aldose 1-epimerase yields MKQLYAILTVAMLSVVLCSHAQEQVQIRLVNGNGMEAVISNYGARLVSLTAHNWNGRLEPVVKGYTNKEEYLKDRTLGATLIYFGKNNEETLSGKMWELVSSDNQSVTLRYVTSQGENGLDGKLNATVTYTLSDQNALDVDYRIATTAETKLEVTNGICFNLSGEMHRSILKQHLWVDAVQINTYNAKRQLTGVLQRIKNTPFDFTKPREIGECIKSTSKGYDNAYQLRHPDNMQKAAAILFDAQSGRAMTVYSSEPTLNINTYGKESCGISLQPIHAGYNSGMEKVSNELHPGQVFHGATVFFFTTDPPLIMRTK; encoded by the coding sequence ATGAAGCAGTTATATGCAATACTGACAGTAGCAATGCTTAGCGTTGTTCTCTGTTCACACGCACAAGAGCAGGTACAAATCCGACTTGTGAACGGAAACGGTATGGAGGCTGTCATCAGTAACTATGGTGCTCGCCTTGTCTCGCTTACTGCCCACAACTGGAATGGTAGGTTGGAGCCTGTCGTAAAAGGATATACCAATAAGGAGGAGTATCTGAAAGATAGAACCTTAGGTGCTACGCTTATATACTTTGGCAAGAATAACGAGGAGACACTATCAGGCAAGATGTGGGAACTTGTTAGTTCTGACAACCAATCAGTTACACTACGATATGTGACTTCACAGGGAGAGAATGGATTAGATGGAAAGTTAAACGCCACAGTTACTTACACCCTATCTGACCAAAACGCCCTTGATGTAGACTATCGTATTGCAACGACAGCTGAAACCAAGTTGGAAGTAACAAATGGTATTTGCTTCAACTTATCAGGAGAGATGCACCGCTCTATCCTCAAACAACATCTCTGGGTTGATGCTGTTCAGATAAACACCTACAACGCTAAAAGACAGTTGACTGGTGTACTTCAACGTATAAAGAACACACCATTCGACTTTACAAAACCAAGAGAAATTGGTGAGTGTATCAAGAGTACGAGTAAGGGATACGACAATGCCTATCAGTTGCGACATCCTGATAACATGCAGAAGGCTGCAGCAATCCTCTTTGATGCACAGAGTGGACGTGCTATGACAGTCTACTCAAGTGAACCAACACTCAATATTAACACATATGGTAAGGAGAGTTGCGGTATCTCATTACAGCCAATTCATGCTGGATATAATAGTGGTATGGAGAAAGTAAGTAACGAATTGCATCCTGGTCAGGTATTCCATGGGGCAACAGTTTTCTTCTTTACAACAGATCCTCCATTGATAATGCGCACCAAATAA
- a CDS encoding bifunctional 3-deoxy-7-phosphoheptulonate synthase/chorismate mutase type II: protein MELELEPLRLPSDKERPLVIAGPCSAETEEQVMSTARNLAAKGCHIFRAGVWKPRTKPGGFEGNGEMALPWMQRVKEETGMMISTEVATPEHVEVALKYGMDILWVGARTSANPFAMQALADALQGIDIPVLVKNPVNPDLELWIGALQRLNQAGLKRLGVIHRGFSSYEKKIYRNAPMWQIPIELRRRIPGLPIICDPSHIGGRRDLIAPLCQQAMDLGFDGLIVESHCTPEKAWSDAEQQVTPDILDYILSLLVVRDHASTTEGLRLLRTQIDEIDNSLMGLLAKRFRICREIGAFKKEHNMTILQAGRYSEILEKRGAQASLCGMDANFAAQVFELIHEESVRQQLEVVNK from the coding sequence ATGGAATTAGAGTTAGAGCCTTTGCGACTTCCGAGCGACAAGGAACGTCCATTAGTCATTGCAGGTCCCTGTTCGGCTGAAACAGAAGAACAAGTGATGTCTACGGCACGTAATCTTGCTGCCAAAGGGTGCCATATCTTCCGTGCTGGTGTATGGAAACCACGTACGAAACCGGGTGGTTTTGAGGGTAATGGAGAGATGGCTTTACCATGGATGCAGCGTGTAAAGGAAGAGACTGGTATGATGATTTCAACCGAGGTGGCGACACCTGAGCATGTTGAAGTTGCTCTGAAATATGGTATGGATATTCTTTGGGTAGGTGCAAGAACATCTGCTAACCCCTTTGCTATGCAGGCTTTGGCTGATGCTTTGCAAGGAATAGATATCCCTGTCTTGGTAAAGAACCCTGTCAATCCTGACCTTGAACTGTGGATTGGTGCACTTCAAAGACTTAATCAAGCTGGCTTGAAACGTTTAGGAGTTATTCATCGAGGTTTCTCAAGCTATGAAAAGAAAATCTATCGAAATGCCCCTATGTGGCAGATTCCTATAGAGTTGCGTAGAAGAATACCAGGACTTCCTATAATCTGTGACCCAAGTCATATTGGTGGTCGTCGCGATTTAATAGCACCACTATGTCAGCAGGCTATGGACTTAGGCTTTGATGGTTTGATAGTAGAGAGTCATTGTACTCCAGAGAAGGCGTGGAGCGATGCAGAACAGCAGGTAACTCCTGATATTCTTGATTATATTCTGTCTCTTTTGGTAGTGCGTGATCATGCCTCTACAACTGAAGGATTAAGATTACTTCGTACGCAAATAGACGAAATTGACAACTCTTTAATGGGACTTCTTGCCAAGCGTTTCCGCATTTGTCGTGAGATAGGAGCCTTTAAAAAAGAGCATAATATGACCATTCTTCAAGCTGGTAGATATAGTGAAATCCTCGAAAAGCGTGGCGCGCAAGCAAGTCTTTGCGGTATGGATGCCAACTTTGCAGCCCAGGTTTTTGAACTAATACATGAGGAGAGTGTACGTCAGCAGTTGGAGGTTGTGAATAAGTAG